In Primulina eburnea isolate SZY01 chromosome 3, ASM2296580v1, whole genome shotgun sequence, one DNA window encodes the following:
- the LOC140825177 gene encoding uncharacterized protein isoform X3 translates to MNEGKLEKMFKSARWRSDKNKVKAVFKLQFHAAQVVGDELMVSLIPADTGKPTAKSYKAVARDGRCLWENPVYETVKFNREPKSGKIHERKYNFVVGMAPPKAGRIGEASIDFSSYAEANKVTLVSLPLENSHSEAILHVSIQRIQESIDQRDLGEIENVKMNSKDHSLRAQFLYNDIDGTAKDDSFEVVDARFNQDNAQISEPKRNGRTSSESDATLSSSESSSGIDTPWEPQIKNDGIHCGNGESQGAKCDGMKGIYEEHHRSQWDWIENSALEASTDDSSSTPREASLRQHSESSSDVVENLQSDVAALSRQAEMSELELQALRKQIVKESKRGQDLSLEIVFLKEENSALKEECARLEGFQRQSHLNFEGEDSRILVKELRQELNHTKELNDNLRIQLQKTQESNAELILAVQDLDEMLENKNQEITSLSNRYLALIETNKKSCEVDPVIETDDEEQRALEELVNDHSGSKEAYLLEQQMVDLRGEIEIFRRDKDELELQMEQLALDYEILKQENHEMSYRLEQNQIQEQLKIQYECSSSYATAHELESQIEKLENDLKVRSKEFTGSLVTISELESHVKGLEEELKKQARGFEADLEALMCSKVEQEQRAIRAEETLRKTRWQNANTAERLQDEFRRLSVQMASTFETNEKMAIKALAEANELRFEKIRLEEMLANASEEHESIKDHYEARLDQLSSNMALMEQQKTQAKETERLLSEEILTIKEELEQLRKSTNEMEFLMERGNNERAELEISVTLVKNEAEVLQKELNKMRCFLEQKELIAANLQSELDTLRSQYSELTHNLSDDKLQNEKLKEQVLQLQNDLREREDALKSMEKKTKDINGRGNKSTHLPRGNKGVANLKERIKLIEGQIVLKETALETSSNLFLESEEELQNEIRELEERLEVLDQSSALLFENAVEKVLAPEANGAGNCTSNHESTKSDEKLSKMFNTSPINDLAMSSTNWKDPNLSKTALKDSSSTVGDVDEKRNEMASLKEKNKLMEEELKEMQGRYSEISLKFAEVEGERQQLVMRLRNLKNAKKRP, encoded by the exons ATGAATGAAGGTAAATTAGAAAAAATGTTCAAGTCGGCGCGATGGAGGAGCGACAAGAACAAAGTGAAAGCTGTTTTCAAGTTGCAGTTTCACGCAGCTCAG GTGGTAGGGGATGAATTGATGGTATCTCTTATTCCTGCTGATACTGGAAAGCCAACAGCGAAATCCTATAAGGCTGTAGCTCGCGATGGGAGGTGTTTATGGGAGAATCCTGTGTATGAAACTGTGAAGTTTAATCGGGAGCCGAAATCAGGGAAGATTCATGAGAGGAAATACAATTTTGTTGTCGGAATG GCGCCGCCTAAAGCTGGACGTATTGGAGAAGCCTCCATTGATTTTTCGAGTTATGCTGAGGCTAATAAGGTCACATTGGTGTCGCTTCCCCTTGAGAATTCACATTCGGAAGCCATATTGCAC GTGTCGATTCAGAGGATACAGGAGTCTATCGATCAAAG AGATCTTGGAGAAATAGAGAATGTGAAAATGAATTCAAAAGATCACAGCTTGAGGGCACAATTTCTCTATAACGACATAGATGGAACCGCAAAAGACGATTCGTTTGAGGTTGTG GACGCACGGTTCAACCAAGATAATGCACAAATTTCTGAACCAAAAAGGAATGGTCGAACATCTAGTGAATCTGATGCTACGTTATCAAGTTCTGAAAGCAGCTCAGGAATTGACACGCCTTGGGAACCCCAGATAAAAAATGATGGTATTCATTGCGGGAATGGTGAATCTCAAGGAGCGAAATGTGATGGAATGAAAGGTATTTATGAAGAGCATCATAGATCTCAATGGGACTGGATTGAAAATTCAGCCCTTGAAGCAAGTACAGACGACTCTTCCAGCACTCCACGAGAGGCCTCTCTCCGTCAGCATTCTGAATCATCGTCAGATGTGGTCGAAAATCTTCAATCCGATGTTGCTGCTCTATCCAGACAAGCTGAGATGTCTGAGTTAGAATTGCAGGCTCTTCGGAAACAGATAGTGAAAGAGAGTAAACGAGGGCAGGACCTCTCACTGGAGATTGTTTTCTTGAAAGAGGAGAATAGTGCTTTAAAGGAAGAATGTGCAAGGCTTGAAGGTTTTCAGAGACAATCCCATTTGAATTTTGAGGGAGAAGATTCTCGGATACTTGTTAAAGAGCTCCGGCAAGAACTAAATCACACAAAAGAACTCAATGACAACCTTCGAATTCAACTTCAGAAGACACAAGAATCTAACGCGGAGTTAATTCTTGCGGTGCAAGATCTGGACGAGATgttggaaaataaaaatcaagaaATAACTAGCCTCTCCAACAGATATTTGGCATTAATTGAAACCAATAAAAAGTCCTGCGAGGTGGACCCTGTGATTGAAACGGATGATGAGGAACAGAGGGCACTAGAGGAGCTCGTGAATGACCACAGTGGGTCAAAGGAAGCATATCTTCTTGAACAGCAGATGGTGGATTTACGTGGCGAAATAGAAATCTTCAGGAGGGACAAAGATGAATTAGAGTTGCAAATGGAGCAGCTTGCCCTcgattatgagattttgaaacAGGAAAATCATGAAATGTCATATAGGCTAGAGCAGAACCAGATtcaagaacaactcaaaattcaGTATGAATGTTCATCCTCTTATGCTACCGCACATGAACTTGAATCCCAGATAGAAAAATTGGAGAATGATCTTAAAGTAAGATCTAAAGAATTTACTGGTTCATTGGTCACGATAAGTGAACTTGAATCTCATGTCAAGGGCTTAGAGGAGGAGCTAAAAAAGCAGGCACGGGGATTTGAAGCTGATCTTGAAGCTCTCATGTGCTCCAAAGTTGAGCAAGAACAAAGAGCAATAAGAGCCGAGGAAACATTGAGAAAAACACGGTGGCAAAATGCAAACACCGCAGAGAGACTTCAGGATGAATTTAGAAGGCTTTCTGTGCAGATGGCATCTACATTTGAAACCAATGAGAAAATGGCAATCAAAGCTCTGGCTGAAGCAAACGAGCTGCGTTTTGAAAAAATACGTCTCGAGGAAATGCTCGCAAATGCTTCTGAAGAACACGAATCGATTAAGGATCATTATGAGGCAAGATTGGATCAACTTTCAAGCAACATGGCATTAATGGAACAACAGAAAACTCAAGCTAAAGAAACTGAGAGGCTCCTCTCGGAGGAAATTTTAACGATTAAAGAAGAGTTAGAACAATTGAGAAAATCAACTAATGAAATGGAGTTCCTAATGGAGCGAGGGAATAATGAAAGAGCTGAACTGGAAATCTCTGTCACATTGGTAAAGAATGAAGCCGAAGTGTTGCAAAAGGAACTAAACAAAATGAGATGTTTTTTGGAACAAAAAGAATTGATAGCTGCAAATTTGCAGTCAGAGCTCGACACTCTTCGGTCTCAGTACAGCGAGTTGACACATAATTTATCTGATGATAAGTTACAAAATGAGAAATTGAAAGAGCAAGTTCTGCAGTTACAAAATGATCTAAGGGAGAGGGAAGATGCGCTCAAGAGCATGGAGAAGAAGACGAAGGATATCAATGGTAGAGGAAATAAATCAACACATCTTCCTCGTGGAAACAAAGGCGTTGCAAATCTTAAGGAGCGAATAAAGTTGATTGAG GGCCAAATTGTGTTAAAAGAAACAGCTCTAGAAACATCGAGTAACTTGTTCTTAGAGAGCGAAGAAGAACTTCAAAACGAAATTCGGGAGTTAGAAGAGAGACTGGAAGTGCTCGACCAAAGTAGTGCTCTTCTTTTTGAAAATGCTGTTGAAAAG GTGCTCGCGCCAGAGGCAAACGGGGCTGGAAATTGTACATCAAACCATGAATCGACCAAAAGTGATGAAAAATTGAGCAAAATGTTCAATACGTCCCCCATAAACGATTTGGCAATGTCATCAACTAACTG GAAAGATCCAAATTTATCCAAGACAGCACTAAAGGATTCCTCGAGTACCGTGGGAGATGTCGACGAAAAGAGAAATGAAATGGCGTCACTAAAGGAGAAGAACAAGTTAATGGAAGAAGAGTTGAAGGAAATGCAGGGCAGATATTCAGAAATAAGCCTAAAGTTTGCAGAGGTAGAAGGTGAAAGACAGCAGCTTGTTATGAGATTACGCAACCTTAAGAATGCAAAGAAGAGGCCATAA